In Spirochaetaceae bacterium, a genomic segment contains:
- a CDS encoding alpha-glucosidase/alpha-galactosidase codes for MPFKIAFIGAGSIGFTRKLLGDLLTVPEFGALEVALSDISEQNLDMIRQLAERDIRANGLDRVKLSATTDRREAIAGARYVFCTVRVGGIEAFATDIDVPLRYGIDQCVGDTLSAGGVMYGQRGIPVILGICRDIREVAEPGCRLFNYANPMAMLTWAANDHGGVETIGLCHGVQGGHRQIAEVLGVPRQELDIIAAGINHQTWYVQLRHHGKDMTGELLAAYERHPKYRETEKVRIDMLRRFGYYSTESNGHLSEYVPWYRKRPGEIRDWISLDTWIHGETGGYLRVCTEKRNWFEEDFPRWMAEPPMQFTPAERSSEHGSYIVEGLETGRTYRGHFNVKNNGAIANLPHDAVVEVPGYVDGNGIGIPLVGDLPLGCAAVCNASISVQRLAVHAAVAGDDALLRQAMLLDPLVGAVASPPEVWQLVDDMLLAQRQWLPQYGAAIAAAQERLSSSDRLPTREWEGAARLEVRNVEQLRTGDGNGEATMRAEEHAFRLARG; via the coding sequence ATGCCATTCAAGATCGCGTTCATCGGCGCCGGCAGTATCGGCTTCACCCGCAAGCTGCTCGGCGATCTTCTCACCGTCCCGGAATTCGGCGCGCTTGAAGTGGCATTGTCCGACATCAGCGAGCAGAACCTGGACATGATCCGCCAGTTGGCGGAGCGGGACATTCGCGCCAACGGCCTTGACCGGGTGAAACTGAGCGCAACCACCGATCGCCGCGAGGCCATAGCGGGCGCTCGCTACGTGTTCTGCACGGTGCGCGTCGGCGGCATCGAGGCGTTCGCTACCGACATCGACGTGCCGCTGCGCTACGGCATCGACCAATGCGTCGGCGATACGCTGTCGGCCGGCGGCGTGATGTACGGCCAGCGCGGCATCCCGGTGATCCTGGGCATCTGCCGCGACATCCGCGAGGTGGCGGAGCCCGGCTGCCGGCTGTTCAACTATGCCAACCCGATGGCGATGCTCACCTGGGCCGCCAACGACCACGGCGGGGTGGAGACGATCGGCTTGTGCCATGGCGTGCAGGGCGGGCATCGGCAGATCGCCGAGGTGCTCGGCGTGCCGCGGCAGGAGCTGGACATCATCGCCGCCGGCATCAATCACCAGACCTGGTACGTGCAGCTCCGCCACCACGGCAAGGACATGACCGGCGAGCTGCTGGCCGCCTACGAGCGCCATCCCAAGTACCGGGAGACGGAGAAGGTGCGCATCGACATGCTGCGCCGCTTCGGCTACTACTCCACCGAGTCCAATGGCCACCTGAGCGAGTACGTCCCGTGGTACCGCAAGCGGCCGGGCGAGATCCGCGACTGGATCAGCCTCGATACCTGGATCCACGGCGAAACCGGCGGCTACCTGCGCGTGTGCACCGAGAAGCGCAACTGGTTCGAGGAGGATTTTCCGCGCTGGATGGCGGAGCCGCCGATGCAGTTCACGCCCGCCGAGCGTTCCTCCGAGCACGGCTCCTACATCGTCGAGGGTCTGGAGACCGGGCGCACCTACCGCGGCCACTTCAACGTCAAGAACAACGGCGCCATCGCCAACCTGCCACACGATGCCGTGGTCGAGGTGCCGGGCTACGTGGACGGCAACGGCATAGGCATCCCGCTGGTCGGCGACCTGCCGCTCGGCTGTGCGGCCGTGTGCAACGCGAGCATCTCGGTGCAGCGGCTGGCCGTGCACGCCGCGGTAGCCGGCGACGACGCCCTGCTGCGGCAGGCGATGCTGCTCGATCCGCTGGTCGGCGCCGTGGCTTCGCCGCCCGAGGTGTGGCAGCTCGTCGACGACATGCTGCTGGCGCAGCGGCAGTGGCTGCCGCAGTACGGGGCGGCGATCGCAGCCGCGCAGGAACGGCTGAGCAGCTCCGACCGGCTGCCCACGCGTGAGTGGGAAGGTGCCGCCCGCCTGGAAGTGCGCAACGTTGAGCAACTGCGCACCGGCGACGGCAACGGCGAGGCCACGATGCGCGCCGAGGAGCACGCCTTCCGGCTGGCCCGCGGTTGA
- a CDS encoding phytanoyl-CoA dioxygenase family protein has translation MYSAKSEAATDRSYRLTRAERERWQRDGFFVREHVFTRKENEVLNIAAEEVVAGTRPFPSEHVDRNALVRDGREQRAGIHAMHKLHFPSCHVPEFLERVRDRRLTDPVVDLLGPDILGINNLFIWKAPEIGLGFPWHQDKFYFRQRFVTETTVGTWTAVDAADRGNGCLYVIPGSHLGPVVEHDELEGSQQSEFKLARNARNEDGVALEVEPGAVIWFHSHLLHKSTDNHSGRFRRSFVSHYLSAQAEWVSPERAAQARQIMWVRGSTFPGKVTETQRDVI, from the coding sequence ATGTATAGCGCCAAATCCGAAGCTGCGACCGACCGGTCCTATCGACTGACCCGCGCCGAGCGCGAGCGATGGCAGCGCGACGGGTTCTTCGTTCGCGAGCACGTCTTTACCCGCAAGGAGAATGAGGTCCTGAACATTGCCGCGGAGGAGGTCGTGGCCGGGACACGCCCATTTCCCTCAGAACATGTCGATCGCAACGCACTGGTCCGTGACGGCAGGGAGCAGCGAGCCGGAATCCATGCCATGCACAAGCTGCACTTTCCCAGCTGCCATGTCCCCGAGTTCCTGGAGCGCGTGCGCGATCGCCGGCTGACCGATCCCGTCGTCGACCTGCTCGGACCGGACATTCTCGGCATCAACAACCTGTTCATCTGGAAGGCGCCCGAGATCGGGCTGGGCTTTCCGTGGCACCAGGACAAGTTCTACTTCCGCCAGCGCTTCGTCACCGAAACCACCGTGGGAACCTGGACCGCCGTCGATGCCGCCGACCGCGGCAACGGGTGCCTGTACGTCATTCCCGGCAGCCACCTCGGGCCGGTGGTGGAGCACGACGAACTCGAGGGTTCGCAACAGAGCGAGTTCAAGCTGGCGCGCAACGCACGCAACGAAGACGGCGTCGCCCTGGAGGTGGAACCGGGGGCGGTGATCTGGTTTCACAGCCATCTGCTGCACAAGAGCACCGACAATCACAGCGGCCGCTTCCGGCGCAGCTTCGTGTCCCACTACCTGAGTGCGCAAGCGGAGTGGGTGAGTCCGGAGCGCGCCGCGCAGGCCCGGCAGATCATGTGGGTGCGGGGCTCGACGTTTCCCGGCAAGGTGACCGAGACGCAGCGGGACGTGATCTGA
- a CDS encoding IclR family transcriptional regulator → MTETSPNPTPKRRQISSLVKGIRILEAIVAAGNGIKVSEIARSFDMPASNLSLFLNSLVDTGYVIRNPVDGKYYASEKIVHIAAAIDTRYKRLEICAQDAMRRLHGGHDENVLVAVLNHNRLQFISTVQSSRNIQILNNDNRSFIPHVTAAGKAILAFLPHNLLEAYLARIQLERFTSKTVTDLAVIRRELDTVRSRGYAINRGEYEAEVMAVAAPIFVGASIEGSLVVQFPTFRHAERDLEGHAGPIVDAARRISRLLN, encoded by the coding sequence ATGACCGAGACCTCTCCCAACCCGACTCCCAAACGGCGCCAGATCAGTTCACTCGTCAAGGGTATTCGCATTCTTGAGGCTATCGTTGCCGCCGGCAACGGCATCAAGGTATCCGAGATCGCCCGCAGTTTCGACATGCCGGCATCCAACCTCAGCCTGTTTCTCAACTCACTGGTGGATACCGGTTACGTGATCCGCAATCCGGTGGATGGCAAATACTATGCGTCGGAGAAGATAGTCCACATAGCGGCGGCTATCGACACGCGCTACAAGCGGCTGGAGATCTGTGCGCAGGACGCGATGCGGCGACTGCATGGCGGTCATGACGAGAACGTCCTGGTCGCCGTGCTCAACCACAACCGCCTGCAGTTCATCTCGACGGTGCAGTCAAGCCGCAACATCCAGATCCTCAACAACGACAACCGCTCGTTCATTCCCCACGTCACGGCGGCCGGCAAGGCGATTCTGGCGTTCCTGCCCCATAACCTGCTGGAGGCATATCTCGCACGCATCCAGCTCGAACGCTTCACCAGCAAGACCGTCACCGACCTGGCGGTGATCCGCCGCGAATTGGACACGGTGCGCAGTCGCGGCTACGCCATCAACCGTGGCGAATATGAAGCGGAGGTGATGGCGGTGGCGGCACCGATATTCGTCGGAGCATCGATCGAAGGATCGCTGGTGGTTCAGTTTCCGACGTTCCGGCACGCAGAACGGGATCTGGAGGGACACGCCGGGCCGATCGTCGATGCGGCGCGCCGGATCAGCCGCCTGCTCAACTGA
- a CDS encoding ABC transporter permease, whose protein sequence is MSTTTARALPRAAVEREDAAERMYVASQWQLAWWKLKKHRIALLGFAVLGVFYLFGAFCEFLSPYSPLERNSDALYAPLQRIRIFHEGRLHRPFVYGLALEEDPVTWRKVFTPDKSAVHPIRLFTEGTEYRMWGFIPSRVHLFGVEEGTIYLFGTDRLGRDMLSRVLYGARISLSIGLIGVALSFVVGLTIGGISGYFGGSTDVFVQRLIEFLRSIPTIPLWMALAAALPPHWPVMKVYFGITVILSLIGWTGLARVVRGKLLSLREEDFVMAARVAGARDSAIIARHLIPSFMSFVIVSLTLAVPQMILAETALSYLGLGLRPPVVSWGVLLSEAQNVQTIALSPWLLIPGLFVIVTVLAFNFVGDGLRDAADPYAR, encoded by the coding sequence ATGAGCACCACGACCGCCAGGGCGTTGCCGCGCGCGGCCGTGGAGCGCGAGGATGCGGCGGAACGGATGTACGTGGCCTCGCAGTGGCAGTTGGCGTGGTGGAAACTGAAGAAGCACCGTATCGCTCTGCTGGGCTTTGCCGTCCTCGGCGTGTTCTACCTGTTCGGGGCGTTCTGCGAGTTCCTCAGCCCCTATTCGCCGCTGGAGCGCAACTCCGACGCGCTGTATGCGCCGCTGCAGCGCATCCGGATCTTCCACGAGGGGCGGCTGCATCGCCCGTTCGTGTACGGACTGGCGCTGGAGGAGGACCCGGTCACCTGGCGCAAGGTGTTCACCCCGGACAAGAGCGCGGTGCATCCGATCCGGCTGTTCACCGAAGGCACGGAGTACCGCATGTGGGGGTTCATTCCGTCACGCGTGCACCTGTTCGGCGTCGAGGAAGGCACCATCTACCTGTTCGGGACCGACCGCCTGGGGCGCGACATGCTCTCGCGCGTCCTCTACGGCGCCCGCATATCGTTGTCGATCGGCCTGATCGGCGTGGCGCTGAGCTTCGTGGTGGGGCTGACCATCGGCGGCATCTCGGGATACTTCGGCGGTTCGACCGACGTGTTCGTGCAGCGTCTGATCGAGTTCCTGCGCTCCATACCCACCATTCCGCTGTGGATGGCGCTGGCCGCCGCGCTGCCACCGCACTGGCCGGTAATGAAGGTGTACTTCGGCATCACCGTGATCCTGTCGCTGATCGGGTGGACCGGGCTGGCGCGCGTGGTGCGCGGCAAGCTGCTGTCGCTACGCGAGGAGGACTTCGTGATGGCGGCGCGGGTGGCCGGCGCGCGTGACAGTGCGATCATCGCCCGCCACCTGATCCCGTCGTTCATGAGCTTCGTGATCGTTTCGCTGACGCTGGCCGTGCCTCAGATGATCCTCGCGGAGACGGCGCTCAGCTACCTGGGGCTGGGGTTGCGCCCGCCGGTGGTCAGTTGGGGCGTGTTGCTCAGCGAGGCCCAGAACGTGCAGACGATCGCCCTGTCGCCGTGGCTGCTGATTCCCGGACTGTTCGTGATTGTCACGGTGCTCGCGTTCAACTTCGTCGGCGACGGCCTGCGCGACGCGGCCGATCCCTACGCACGATAG
- a CDS encoding ABC transporter permease, translating into MVDYLVRRFVFMLITIAVISVVAFILIQLPPGDYLSTYIAQLEEANTEVTESELAALRQQYGLGRPMHVQYLKWIWGIVSRGDFGQSFQWNKPVKDLIWDRIALTAMVAMASMVFTFVVGVPIGIYSALNKYTPGDFTFTVVGYVGLATPNFMLALVLMWIGFRYFGHSVGGLFSPRFQEEAWSLAKVADLLVHLWVPVVVLGTAGTAGLIRVTRAMLMDELQKAYVVTARSKGVRESRLIFKYPVRIALNPVASTIGWRLTEIISGAPIVAVVLSLPTTGPVLLRALLSQDMYLAGAFLLLLSVLTVLGTFISDVLLAAIDPRIRMAD; encoded by the coding sequence ATGGTTGACTATCTGGTCCGGCGTTTCGTGTTCATGCTGATTACGATCGCCGTGATCTCGGTGGTCGCATTCATCCTGATCCAGCTCCCGCCCGGCGACTACCTGTCCACCTACATCGCCCAGCTCGAGGAAGCCAACACCGAGGTGACCGAGTCGGAGCTGGCCGCGCTGCGGCAGCAGTACGGCCTCGGCCGCCCCATGCACGTCCAGTACCTGAAGTGGATCTGGGGCATCGTCAGCCGCGGCGACTTCGGCCAGTCGTTCCAGTGGAACAAGCCGGTCAAGGACCTGATCTGGGACCGCATCGCGCTGACGGCGATGGTCGCCATGGCCTCAATGGTGTTCACCTTCGTGGTGGGGGTGCCGATCGGCATCTACTCGGCGCTCAACAAGTACACCCCGGGCGACTTTACCTTTACGGTGGTCGGCTACGTCGGCTTGGCCACGCCCAACTTCATGCTGGCGCTGGTGTTGATGTGGATCGGCTTCCGCTACTTCGGGCACAGCGTGGGCGGACTGTTCTCGCCGCGGTTCCAGGAGGAGGCGTGGAGCCTGGCCAAGGTGGCGGACCTGCTCGTCCACCTCTGGGTACCGGTGGTGGTGCTCGGCACGGCGGGCACCGCGGGCCTGATCCGCGTCACGCGCGCCATGCTGATGGACGAGCTGCAGAAGGCTTACGTCGTGACCGCACGTTCCAAGGGGGTGCGCGAGTCGCGGCTGATCTTCAAGTATCCGGTGCGGATCGCCCTGAACCCGGTGGCCAGCACCATCGGCTGGCGACTGACCGAGATCATATCGGGCGCGCCGATCGTGGCCGTGGTGCTGAGCCTGCCCACGACCGGCCCCGTGCTGCTGCGCGCGCTGCTGAGCCAGGACATGTACCTGGCGGGGGCGTTTCTGCTGCTGCTGTCAGTGCTCACGGTGCTCGGCACCTTCATCTCCGACGTGCTGCTGGCGGCAATCGACCCGCGCATCAGGATGGCCGACTGA
- a CDS encoding ABC transporter substrate-binding protein, with protein sequence MRSLFFFAAAVAMMALAGGFAFGGAQEDAPEQGATAAAAAMATTGAVINYATLADYESATGNRITTFSEAPVLAAMVASGDLPPVDQRLPAEPMVISPQDSVGTYGGSMRAAALAPTTGDGDIVKARQQNLFGYESDFTTIGAEVAKGWELNDDLSAITIFLREGMKWSDGAPLTSADLQFAYEDILLNKDLTPVAPGNLRPGGELGVLEVIDDYTARLSFAVPYPPILAILALTHQPILLYPKHYLSQFHAGYTEDADAQAKAAGFETWIQWFGSHRLRHAGEDTERPELDTWNLARVDNAGFKYYTRNPYYFKVDTAGNQLPYVDELVRVLVENREVRTLKIVSGEFDYVGWDLPLKEYTLYKENEAQNDYRVMVWPQAVAARTAYEFNYGAEDEVLRAIFEDLRFRQAMSVAIDREEIIKVLAFGRAEPMQAAALPNTSFFRPWTAEHFAEYDPERANALLDEMGLAWDDARRVRLRPDGEPLQVTIETVHQVFVDYSELVKEYWEAVGVQVAVKKLEPNLGVARRNAGEIEVAVYYLGESMEALMFQNPGAFKIQKKWATRKIGNDWESWLTSGGAEGIEPPEDVKQLYDVASRWQQTEPGSDGYLALGAEMLEIFANNLRTIGIIGMPPIPIVFKSGLANTPTEGLWQGGPFMFSPYQAEQWYWAN encoded by the coding sequence ATGCGGAGTCTGTTCTTTTTCGCCGCCGCAGTTGCCATGATGGCGCTGGCGGGCGGATTCGCCTTCGGCGGCGCCCAGGAGGACGCCCCGGAGCAGGGCGCGACAGCAGCCGCGGCCGCCATGGCGACCACCGGCGCGGTCATCAACTACGCGACCCTGGCCGACTACGAGAGCGCAACCGGCAACCGGATCACCACCTTCAGTGAGGCGCCGGTGCTGGCCGCGATGGTGGCATCCGGCGACCTGCCGCCGGTAGACCAGCGGCTGCCTGCCGAACCGATGGTGATCAGTCCGCAGGATTCAGTCGGCACCTACGGCGGGTCGATGAGGGCGGCGGCCCTGGCACCCACGACCGGTGATGGCGATATCGTGAAAGCCCGGCAGCAAAACCTGTTCGGATACGAGTCCGACTTCACGACCATCGGCGCCGAAGTCGCCAAGGGCTGGGAGCTGAACGACGACCTGTCCGCCATCACCATCTTCCTGCGCGAGGGAATGAAGTGGTCGGACGGCGCACCCCTGACCTCCGCCGACCTGCAGTTCGCCTACGAGGACATCCTGCTGAACAAGGATCTGACCCCGGTCGCACCCGGCAATCTCAGGCCCGGCGGCGAGCTCGGCGTGCTCGAAGTGATCGACGACTACACCGCGCGGCTTTCGTTTGCCGTTCCCTACCCGCCGATCCTGGCAATCCTGGCGCTGACGCACCAGCCGATCCTCCTCTACCCCAAGCACTACCTGTCACAGTTCCATGCCGGCTACACCGAAGACGCCGACGCGCAGGCGAAGGCCGCCGGGTTCGAGACCTGGATCCAGTGGTTCGGGTCACACCGGCTGCGCCACGCCGGCGAAGACACCGAGCGTCCGGAGTTGGACACCTGGAACCTGGCCCGCGTCGACAACGCGGGCTTCAAGTACTACACGCGCAATCCCTACTACTTCAAGGTGGACACCGCCGGCAACCAGCTCCCCTACGTCGACGAACTGGTACGCGTGCTGGTGGAAAACCGCGAGGTGCGCACGTTGAAGATCGTCAGCGGCGAGTTCGACTACGTGGGCTGGGACCTGCCGCTGAAGGAATACACTCTGTACAAGGAAAACGAGGCGCAGAACGACTACCGGGTGATGGTGTGGCCGCAGGCGGTAGCCGCGCGCACCGCGTACGAGTTCAACTACGGTGCCGAGGATGAGGTGTTGCGCGCCATTTTCGAAGACCTGCGCTTCCGGCAGGCGATGTCGGTGGCCATCGACCGCGAGGAGATCATCAAGGTGCTGGCGTTCGGGCGTGCGGAGCCGATGCAGGCGGCGGCGTTGCCCAATACCTCCTTCTTCCGCCCGTGGACCGCCGAGCACTTCGCGGAGTACGACCCCGAGCGGGCCAACGCGCTGCTCGACGAGATGGGCCTGGCATGGGACGACGCACGACGCGTGCGGCTGCGCCCCGATGGCGAGCCGCTGCAGGTCACCATCGAGACGGTGCACCAGGTGTTCGTGGACTACTCGGAGCTGGTCAAGGAGTACTGGGAGGCAGTCGGCGTGCAGGTCGCGGTGAAGAAGCTGGAGCCGAACCTGGGCGTGGCGCGGCGCAACGCCGGCGAGATCGAGGTGGCGGTGTACTACCTCGGCGAGTCGATGGAAGCGCTGATGTTCCAGAACCCCGGCGCGTTCAAGATTCAGAAGAAGTGGGCTACCCGCAAGATCGGCAACGACTGGGAAAGCTGGCTCACCAGCGGCGGTGCCGAGGGCATCGAGCCGCCGGAAGACGTCAAGCAGCTCTACGACGTGGCCAGCCGCTGGCAGCAGACCGAGCCGGGATCCGATGGGTACCTCGCCCTGGGCGCCGAGATGCTGGAGATCTTCGCCAACAACCTGCGCACGATCGGCATCATCGGCATGCCGCCGATTCCGATCGTGTTCAAGAGCGGTCTGGCCAACACGCCCACCGAGGGCCTGTGGCAGGGAGGCCCCTTCATGTTCAGCCCGTACCAGGCGGAACAGTGGTACTGGGCCAACTGA
- a CDS encoding dienelactone hydrolase family protein → MNRDKIDPRVYDLFDDYTHDRISRRQFLSRSAAITVGGVSALAMAQALLPRYAEAQTVSFTDDRIKARYVEYPSPGGNSGAMRGYLVQPTGEGSFPAVLVVHENRGLNPYIEDVARRAAVAGFLALAPDGLSPIGGYPGNDDDGRAMQRSLDQDKLRQDMVNSAHFLKNHELSTGKLGAVGFCWGGGIVNLLAVRLGAELDAGAPFYGPPAPTAEVGNIQAPLLIHYAENDDWVNRARPDYEAALKEHGKTYQMHSYPGTRHGFHNNSTPRYDEAAAHLAWERTVAFFKAHLA, encoded by the coding sequence ATGAATCGAGACAAGATCGATCCCCGCGTCTACGACCTGTTCGACGACTACACCCATGACCGCATCAGCCGCCGGCAGTTCCTGTCGCGCTCGGCGGCGATTACGGTTGGCGGCGTGTCGGCACTGGCCATGGCGCAGGCGTTGCTGCCGCGCTACGCCGAAGCGCAGACCGTCTCGTTCACCGACGATCGCATCAAGGCGCGGTACGTGGAATATCCGTCGCCGGGAGGCAACTCGGGCGCGATGCGCGGCTACCTGGTGCAGCCCACCGGCGAGGGCTCCTTTCCGGCGGTCCTGGTTGTCCACGAGAACCGCGGCCTCAACCCCTACATCGAGGATGTCGCACGCCGCGCCGCGGTGGCGGGATTCCTGGCCCTTGCTCCAGACGGCCTGTCACCGATCGGCGGCTATCCCGGCAACGACGACGACGGGCGTGCCATGCAGCGTTCCCTGGACCAGGACAAGCTGCGCCAGGACATGGTGAACAGCGCTCACTTTCTGAAGAACCACGAGTTGAGCACCGGCAAGCTGGGTGCGGTCGGGTTCTGCTGGGGTGGTGGCATCGTGAATCTGCTGGCGGTCCGGCTCGGCGCCGAACTGGACGCGGGCGCACCGTTCTATGGTCCGCCGGCACCGACTGCCGAGGTTGGCAACATCCAGGCGCCGCTGCTGATCCACTACGCCGAGAACGACGATTGGGTGAATCGGGCACGGCCCGACTACGAGGCCGCCCTCAAGGAACACGGCAAGACATACCAGATGCACTCCTATCCGGGCACCCGGCACGGTTTCCACAACAACTCGACGCCGCGCTACGACGAGGCCGCCGCCCACCTCGCCTGGGAGCGCACTGTCGCGTTCTTCAAGGCACACTTGGCGTAG
- a CDS encoding sugar phosphate isomerase/epimerase: MQIAYSTYALQAVDPFDAVARVSEIGYDALEINCGAAWPTAPARFRSEQRARLRDALRGAGFPPPPVMNLIGLCAAAEEPAVKSKQLRQTCRLARDLSWRDRPSVVTTTLGPQAGSWHECRDAVAGRLRGYGELAAGENCILAIEPHIGQELDTPEKANWLMQAVCHAHVRLNFDYSHFLVQGIDLAHSLKLNARHAVHVHIKDGRMVDGEVRFALPGDDQLDLTAYLRAVRAAGLDVPVTAEVSGQIWRRADYDPWPVARRCFASLDAARSAVRRAATVADLPRRAGVVVDGDTLDRFSPAQWRPGE; the protein is encoded by the coding sequence ATGCAGATCGCCTACAGCACCTACGCCCTGCAGGCAGTTGACCCGTTCGACGCGGTGGCGCGCGTCAGCGAGATCGGCTACGACGCACTGGAGATCAACTGCGGCGCGGCATGGCCGACCGCGCCCGCGCGTTTCCGATCCGAGCAGCGGGCGCGGCTGCGCGATGCTCTGCGGGGCGCCGGTTTTCCGCCGCCGCCGGTGATGAACCTGATCGGACTGTGCGCCGCGGCCGAGGAGCCGGCTGTCAAGTCCAAACAACTCCGGCAGACCTGCCGCCTGGCGCGCGACCTGTCCTGGCGGGACCGCCCGTCGGTGGTCACCACCACCCTTGGACCGCAAGCCGGTTCCTGGCACGAGTGCCGCGACGCCGTCGCCGGCCGTCTGCGCGGTTACGGCGAGCTGGCCGCGGGGGAGAACTGCATTCTGGCGATCGAGCCGCACATCGGGCAGGAACTGGACACCCCCGAGAAAGCGAACTGGCTGATGCAGGCCGTCTGCCATGCGCACGTTCGCCTCAACTTCGACTACAGCCACTTCCTGGTGCAGGGCATCGACCTGGCGCACTCCCTCAAGCTCAACGCCCGCCACGCGGTGCATGTCCACATCAAGGATGGCCGCATGGTGGACGGCGAGGTGCGGTTCGCCCTGCCGGGAGACGATCAACTGGATCTGACGGCCTACCTGCGCGCCGTCCGCGCCGCCGGCCTGGACGTGCCGGTCACGGCCGAGGTCAGCGGCCAGATCTGGCGCCGCGCCGACTACGACCCCTGGCCGGTGGCCCGCCGCTGCTTCGCCAGCCTCGACGCCGCCCGCAGTGCTGTCCGCCGTGCCGCCACCGTCGCCGACCTGCCGCGGCGTGCCGGCGTCGTCGTCGACGGAGATACGCTTGATCGGTTCTCGCCCGCGCAATGGCGTCCCGGCGAGTGA
- a CDS encoding Ig-like domain-containing protein translates to MPADPAALRVTRFDRLVWAAAAVLAMGVAGLALIGDRVGVRVADMWPEEGTAPVSTLVRPRVVFDQPVSPPVRAATVPVRLVPETAAELVWSARTVTLRPLQPLQPGIVYTVHVDAGIVSTQGRRLLRPLSWQFTTDMPRIVYLRTGRDGQDQLFAADLQGSSQGAEHQLTEQPGGVWDFHVAGDGSAIAYSSPRDQHGNDLFAVARDGSAGRLLLDCGSDDCFGPRWAPGGGRIAFARRTLPGPPRVYLLDPSGGATRPVLDDASFVGFEPRWAPNGEWLAWVAPLENGVRLVRLGDGATAFVPSRTGEPPVWNRTSSKLLVTDVDVEDTDFRTRLVILDIATMSLDATNSDYEEWALRWAPDGQRVTVLRRPPGARGGGQVWLVEQSGPARQLTDDPSFDHGAAQWSADGRFLAFHRIALDDAGAPSEVVLWDTETGSTVAPPFTGRLPSWLP, encoded by the coding sequence ATGCCGGCTGATCCGGCCGCGCTCCGAGTCACTCGCTTCGACCGTCTGGTATGGGCCGCTGCCGCCGTTCTGGCGATGGGCGTTGCGGGGCTTGCGCTGATCGGCGATCGCGTCGGCGTCCGGGTTGCCGACATGTGGCCGGAGGAGGGAACGGCACCGGTGTCCACGCTGGTCCGGCCGCGCGTGGTGTTCGATCAGCCGGTGTCGCCGCCGGTCAGAGCCGCCACCGTTCCCGTACGGCTGGTTCCGGAGACCGCGGCCGAACTGGTCTGGTCAGCGCGGACGGTGACGCTGCGGCCCCTGCAGCCACTGCAGCCGGGCATCGTGTATACGGTACACGTCGACGCCGGCATCGTCAGCACCCAAGGCCGGCGCCTGCTGCGTCCACTGAGCTGGCAGTTCACCACCGACATGCCGCGTATCGTCTATCTGCGCACCGGCCGCGACGGACAGGACCAGTTGTTCGCCGCTGACCTGCAAGGCAGCTCGCAGGGGGCCGAGCACCAGCTCACCGAACAACCGGGCGGTGTCTGGGACTTCCACGTGGCCGGTGATGGATCGGCCATCGCCTATTCCTCGCCGCGCGACCAGCACGGCAATGACCTGTTCGCCGTGGCGCGCGACGGCAGCGCGGGGAGGCTGCTGCTCGATTGCGGCAGCGACGACTGCTTCGGACCGCGCTGGGCGCCGGGCGGAGGCCGCATCGCGTTCGCGCGGCGCACGCTCCCCGGGCCACCGCGCGTATATCTGCTGGATCCGTCCGGCGGCGCAACCCGGCCGGTGCTGGACGATGCCAGCTTCGTCGGCTTCGAACCTCGCTGGGCGCCGAACGGCGAGTGGCTGGCATGGGTGGCGCCGCTGGAGAACGGTGTACGACTGGTGCGTCTGGGCGATGGCGCCACCGCGTTCGTCCCCAGCCGCACCGGCGAGCCGCCGGTCTGGAACCGCACCTCCAGCAAGCTGCTGGTTACCGACGTGGACGTGGAGGACACCGACTTCCGCACCCGGCTGGTGATCCTCGACATCGCGACAATGAGCCTCGATGCCACCAACAGCGACTACGAGGAGTGGGCGCTGCGCTGGGCGCCGGACGGCCAGCGGGTAACGGTGCTGCGGCGCCCGCCGGGAGCGCGCGGAGGCGGACAGGTGTGGCTGGTCGAGCAAAGCGGCCCCGCCCGGCAGCTCACCGACGATCCGTCGTTCGACCACGGTGCCGCACAGTGGAGTGCGGACGGCCGCTTTCTGGCATTTCACCGGATCGCACTGGACGATGCCGGCGCGCCGTCCGAAGTCGTGCTGTGGGACACCGAGACCGGGAGCACGGTGGCACCGCCGTTTACCGGTCGCCTGCCGAGTTGGCTTCCATAG